From one Rhopalosiphum padi isolate XX-2018 chromosome 2, ASM2088224v1, whole genome shotgun sequence genomic stretch:
- the LOC132921911 gene encoding uncharacterized protein LOC132921911 yields MSSVINVRLNEKMTLQFVELYRDQRVLWDKEHEAYNKRTERLRAYRRIAEAMSVEGLGVPEVASKIKNIRSTYLQELKKIKDSAQRHLVQSEEEVASAPYVPKLLWFSILDSMIGGAAVKRLYSSPSTADMLSIDYANDSSCPAGSNNYCTPYDYSSSYACDSADPVKRPSSSSSMADETPPVKRLMYERQQSSVELFSRYIATSLEALPPRLSVRAQKEVHDVLVKYKFMELDQLDQQR; encoded by the exons ATGTCGTCCGTCATCAACGTGCGGCTTAACGAAAAGATGACGTTACAGTTCGTCGAGCTGTACCGCGACCAGCGAGTGCTTTGGGACAAGGAGCACGAGGCGTACAACAAACGGACGGAGCGGTTGCGGGCGTACCGACGGATCGCTGAGGCCATGTCCGTCGAGGGGCTGGGCGTGCCCGAGGTGGCCAGCAAAATCAAGAACATCCGGTCCACGTACTTGCAGGAACTGAAGAAGATCAAAGACTCGGCGCAGCGACATCTGGTCCAGTCCGAGGAAGAGGTGGCCTCTGCGCCGTACGTGCCCAAGCTGCTCTGGTTCTCCATACTGGACTCGATGATCGGCGGCGCGGCCGTCAAACGCCTCTACTCGTCACCGTCCACCGCCGACATGCTG TCCATAGATTATGCTAACGACAGCAGCTGCCCCGCGGGTTCCAATAATTACTGCACTCCGTACGACTACAGCTCATCGTACGCTTGTGACTCAGCGGACCCGGTCAAGAGaccatcgtcatcgtcatcgatGGCGGATGAAACGCCGCCCGTCAAGAGGCTGATGTACGAACGACAGCAGTCGTCCGTCGAGCTTTTCTCCAGATACATTGCCACCTCCCTGGAAGCACTGCCGCCGCGGCTGTCGGTGCGGGCGCAAAAGGAAGTACACGACGTCCTCGTCAAGTACAAGTTTATGGAATTGGACCAACTAGACCAACAGCGTTGA